Genomic segment of Halalkalicoccus tibetensis:
TCATGGGGCGATTGCGGACGGATTAATAGATAATGATCTCACTGTCCGTACCGCTACACTTCAGGAGCCTGACCATGGTTTAACCGAAGATACTCTTGGGAATACAGATGTGCTCATATGGTGGTCTCACTGCGCAAACGATGAGGTCGCGGACGAAGTTGCTGAACGTGTTGTCAAGCACGTTCATGACGGAATGGGTTTCATCCCCCTCCACTCCGGAAAGAATTCTAAACCGTTTATTCGTCTAATGGGGACAACCTGCAATATCAAATACCGTCACAGCGGCGAAACCGAGCGTATCTGGGTTGCTGACCCAGGTCATCCAATCACCGATGGCTTACCAGAGTCTTTTGAAGTTCCTTCGACCGAAATGTATGGTGAACCCTATGATATCCCCGAACCCGACCGGACTGTATTCATCTCGTGGTTTGAGGGTGGCGAGGTGTTTCGCTCCGGTGTTTGCTATCGTCGTGGCCGCGGGCGTATTTTTGCATTCCGCCCTGGCCATGAGGAGTATCCGATCTTTTTCCAAGACGAGATCCG
This window contains:
- a CDS encoding ThuA domain-containing protein encodes the protein MTVRITVWNENIHEQENKEVAERYPKGIHGAIADGLIDNDLTVRTATLQEPDHGLTEDTLGNTDVLIWWSHCANDEVADEVAERVVKHVHDGMGFIPLHSGKNSKPFIRLMGTTCNIKYRHSGETERIWVADPGHPITDGLPESFEVPSTEMYGEPYDIPEPDRTVFISWFEGGEVFRSGVCYRRGRGRIFAFRPGHEEYPIFFQDEIR